One window of the Anticarsia gemmatalis isolate Benzon Research Colony breed Stoneville strain chromosome 21, ilAntGemm2 primary, whole genome shotgun sequence genome contains the following:
- the pyd gene encoding zonula occludens-like protein polychaetoid isoform X14, whose product MPSVLDMGPFSQPEWSDSSDSLEPAPLPQLGYFVPVRCRCEQRSTHHVCRRSRRESPRSRRSVSQCSCNSISRRSSAAASPLPMPLPPLNNTMEMYVEPVVEDTAERSAGWETHRVRLNRVPGYGFGIAVSGGRDNPHFASGDPSIAVSDVLRGGPAEDKLQVNDRIVSVNGVPLENVEYARAVQVLRDSGATVSLVVRRRAPAPPPTAPTTIKLSLTRNGKKEDFGIVLGCKLYVKELTMRAREQLNQGGQGLCEGDVVTRINNSPVSDAMTLKEARKLIESCKDRLNLVVTRELIREETVTNGNYQNNYNSLEATPHNVYGAAEASPGYSSSGQNLYVAAPVRGGDARRGPMSHETPDQPPRPPPPRNEDYYSSRRQLYEEQEGMNNQRSKPSSEPRLISFQKEGSVGLRLCGGNRSGVFVSGVQPTCPAALQGLQPADKILKVNDMEMKGVTREEAVLFLLSLQERIDLIVQHSPDEYNAVASGQMPGDSFHIKTHFHYTEPTDGEMSFRCGDVFHVVDTLTNGTVGAWQVYRIGRTNQEVQKGTIPNKARAEELATAQFNATKKEMSGNDGKHNFFRRRRSTHRRSKSLGKVEHWDEVVLSDSISKFPAYERVVLKTPGFVRPVIVLGAVADIARERLLTESPDKFSSPKMDSTLEDTKTKSTGIIRLSSIRSIMERGKHALLDITPNAVDRLNYAQFYPIVIFLKADNKHIIKQLRAGLPKSAHKSSKKLLEQCQHMERVWGHVFTQTITLSEANQNTWFSKLNDLIQRTQQQQLWVSETKRPEPLSDDFLFSMSSSTENRLSYASSPESDLEVSPPPAPRLVKSSSDPSIATTQDNMDRDDDMNHIADAVPPPYTQGGYGDSKYGFSATTNGATTNGLNHNQTQHMGGNNEVPPYQCNPMTHSPPHSPLYGTVPELPPRGSVTRPAGGVLLPAPPPGRHPGHNLRHNPSQTNRPSAQERLFGPAKEAGSDEAATYTARPTSMIIQPAQGQGSLDRHRHPNNPQSSYDGTSSYEYSGASNNGSAPGSCRLPPNAPDDLKVAPPSIKMEPPPPPNPTAMSQSNMTQSPQRNSNSHEHNSLDYRGPDNNYRAPEYRSPQTSRPPPMNGNSPHTPMHARGPSLPNVPTNDHAKYSGRTNSASQADYGGRGGAPVPPYKPVPPPKPKHYRPPDNSHHPRNGSMEPPPPGNAGPRAAGGGAGSFPAPHYSHQHSLSQPAHRPHNHNTYQQQNMYGGQMPPQSPPYSGPPSHHRAINLPHNPHLIDLAGSREQRGSAFELYRKPQHMHNLSSSDAMNSSVERDETFSPKTKKKLSKKPSFIKNAVLDLFRSKTKNSQKVSRQKSLCESDLQQRPHVQQMPMLRREKSDLGDMSIHMRNQQIRNQMLHRSNSSSCEKPVLKPILKRQSSFCDERNGSICTVRDYDAKPVVKGLRRQNSMCDIETEPKVTPLLRRQNSLIEYNRRGIYGQSSNFNMITKIDPIYQRQQQKHEPFHPTQPLPPEPVYQSKDHIVYDPIPKPRRTYTSLYDTSSENPYASRSEMSNQSFENPYGNRHTLDLPMMESPYASRSECVRESPYATRAEMIRESPYASRAEMIRESPYASRSEVVRESPYATRSEVVRESPYATRNELTTESPYTNKQELAKQSDSLYCSESPYSSKEQMLRTRLTPDSAYSTKEEMLRQRFSESPYSTKEDLLKQRMENSKDPIYGKRTYEPPPSTSWGENTYGVRPDRRLQTPVNYPGRVSPMSKCMSEPPYATRNEMMARLGQTESPYATRAEVKSSCSDSQYSSRSEMMDLRNDVRPASAECTYVSKQEILREKAALLAKKESTYSIRLEEKLEIIKQRNQAKKEMIYQTRKEANESDSAKIREPLYVSKRDLKESVIYESHQETKEVAQPEEQGSSHSSARSSPYELSDANHLSRREPVYQTKAEAESGKTDTETFQEIDFSKLRLTDSKTDAEKQKSKNLESNILKGEPMYAPRLHGKADHISNALKVTSSPVPYESTTSMETQYASECSMNFENKPQSTPYTSQDLLEKSNKPSRSVTFCEKILEKSPESSQENSQNMSASQNETVIHNQNTVIASTSDANESGNEKPAEVEPDGPHTTWGIFDSEGGVLEDRQWGVSLIIPPKAIAPGIKQKIYFTVSDPRLSQRVGGPPIDMDNGEAMLSPLVMCGPQGLVFLRPVTLRLPHCANAVPSLGLTIKATDTEAHLSTDWDQIHLPATTTLNTVAVKVDHF is encoded by the exons ACTTCGGCATAGTCCTCGGCTGCAAGCTCTACGTGAAGGAACTCACGATGCGTGCTCGAGAACAGCTGAACCAAGGTGGCCAGGGTCTATGCGAAGGAGATGTAGTCACGAGGATCAACAACTCACCAGTCTCGGACGCCATGACCCTCAAGGAAGCCAGGAAGTTGATAGAATCTTGCAAAGACAGACTGAACCTGGTCGTGACGAGAGAACTGATTAGAGAAGAAACCGTCACTAATGGAAATTAtcagaataattataatagtctAG AAGCAACTCCTCACAACGTATACGGCGCGGCAGAAGCGTCTCCCGGCTACTCCAGCAGCGGACAGAACCTGTACGTGGCGGCGCCCGTGCGCGGCGGAGACGCACGACGAGGCCCGATGTCGCACGAGACCCCCGACCAGCCGCCGCGACCACCACCTCCTAGGAATGAAG ATTATTACAGCAGTAGAAGACAATTATATGAAGAGCAAGAAGGAATGAACAACCAGAGAAGTAAACCATC GAGCGAGCCGCGACTGATAAGTTTCCAGAAGGAGGGGTCAGTGGGCTTGAGGCTGTGCGGCGGCAACAGATCCGGCGTGTTCGTATCTGGCGTCCAACCCACGTGTCCTGCCGCGCTGCAGGGCCTGCAACCTGCTGACAAAATACTCAAG GTGAACGACATGGAGATGAAGGGCGTGACCCGCGAGGAGGCGGTGCTGTTCCTGCTGAGCCTGCAGGAGCGCATCGACCTCATCGTGCAGCACTCGCCTGATGAGTACAACGCCGTCGCCAGCGGACAGATGC CCGGTGATTCGTTCCACATAAAGACGCACTTCCACTACACGGAGCCGACAGACGGCGAGATGTCGTTCCGCTGCGGAGACGTGTTCCATGTTGTGGACACGCTTACTAATGGTACAGTCGGCGCATGGCAGGTCTATAGGATAG GTCGTACGAACCAAGAGGTGCAAAAAGGCACGATCCCCAACAAGGCTCGCGCGGAGGAGCTCGCCACGGCGCAGTTCAACGCCACCAAGAAGGAGATGTCGGGCAACGACGGGAAACACAACTTCTTCCGCCGGAGACGCTCCACGCATCGGCGGAGCAAGAGCCTTGGCAAGGTA GAGCACTGGGACGAGGTGGTGTTATCGGACAGTATCAGCAAGTTCCCCGCCTACGAGCGCGTGGTGCTCAAGACTCCAGGCTTCGTGCGACCCGTCATTGTGTTAGGAGCGGTAGCTGACATCGCCCGGGAGAGGTTGCTCACTGAAAGTCCTGATAAATTCTCATCACCta AAATGGACAGTACCCTCGAGGACACGAAGACCAAGTCCACCGGCATCATCCGTCTGTCAAGCATCAGGAGCATCATGGAGCGAGGCAAGCACGCGCTACTGGACATCACCCCCAATGCCGTGGACAGACTCAACTACGCACAGTTCTACCCCATCGTTATATTCCTTAAAGCTGATAATAAACATATCATTAAACAACTTAGAGCTGGATTACCTAA ATCTGCCCACAAATCATCAAAGAAGCTTCTAGAACAATGCCAGCACATGGAGCGTGTGTGGGGCCACGTGTTCACGCAGACCATCACGCTGAGCGAGGCCAATCAGAACACCTGGTTCAGCAAGCTCAATGATCTCATACAAAGAACGCAGCAACAACAACTATGGGTCTCTGAGACTAAG AGGCCAGAGCCGTTGTCGGATGACTTTTTGTTCTCAATGTCGTCGAGTACGGAGAACAGGCTGTCGTACGCTTCGAGTCCTGAGAGTGACTTGGAAGTAAGTCCGCCGCCGGCTCCGCGACTCGTCAAGTCGTCGTCCGACCCGTCCATAGCCACGACACAAGACAATATGGACAGAGACGACGACATGAACCACATAGCCGACGCTGTGCCCCCGCCTTATACG cAAGGCGGCTACGGCGACAGCAAGTACGGCTTCTCAGCGACGACGAACGGCGCGACCACTAACGGTCTGAATCACAACCAGACGCAGCACATGGGCGGCAACAACGAAGTACCTCCGTACCAGTGCAACCCCATGACGCATTCTCCGCCACACTCACCGCTCTATGGTACAG TCCCGGAGCTGCCGCCGCGCGGGTCGGTGACGCGGCCGGCGGGCGGCGTGCTGCTGCCGGCGCCGCCGCCTGGACGACATCCTGGACACAACCTTAGGCACAATCCTTCC CAGACGAATCGTCCGAGCGCACAGGAGCGGCTGTTCGGTCCGGCGAAGGAGGCGGGCAGCGACGAGGCGGCCACGTACACGGCGCGCCCCACCAGCATGATCATACAGCCCGCGCAGGGACAGGGCTCGCTCGACAGACATCGACATCCTAATAACCCG CAAAGTTCATACGACGGCACGTCATCGTACGAGTACAGCGGCGCGTCCAACAACGGCTCGGCGCCGGGCTCGTGCCGCCTGCCGCCCAACGCGCCTGACGATCTCAAAGTTGCACCACCCTCCAT TAAAATGGAACCGCCTCCGCCCCCGAACCCGACGGCGATGTCCCAAAGCAACATGACACAAAGTCCGCAGAGAAACTCCAACTCACACGAACACAACTCACTTGACTACAGAGGCCCTGACAACAATTATAG GGCCCCTGAGTACCGAAGTCCCCAGACGAGTCGTCCGCCGCCCATGAACGGCAACAGTCCCCACACGCCCATGCACGCGCGGGGCCCCTCGCTGCCGAACGTGCCTACCAATGATCATGCCAAATACAG tgGACGTACAAATTCAGCGTCACAAGCGGACTACGGCGGTCGTGGCGGGGCCCCCGTGCCTCCGTACAAGCCCGTGCCGCCGCCCAAGCCCAAACACTACAGACCGCCTGACAACTCACATCATCCTAGGAATGGA AGCATGGAGCCCCCGCCCCCCGGCAACGCGGGTCCCCGCGCGGCGGGCGGAGGTGCGGGTTCGTTCCCGGCGCCGCACTACTCGCACCAGCACTCACTGTCGCAGCCCGCGCACAGACCGCACAACCACAATACTTACCAACAG CAGAACATGTACGGAGGTCAGATGCCGCCGCAGTCACCGCCGTACTCCGGCCCTCCGTCACATCATCGCGCCATCAACCTGCCACACAATCCACATCTCATAG ATTTAGCAGGCAGTAGAGAACAACGTGGTTCAGCATTCGAACTATACAGGAAACCGCAGCACATGCATAATCTAAG TTCATCAGATGCCATGAACTCGAGTGTGGAGCGCGACGAGACGTTCTCaccaaaaactaaaaagaaattGTCTAAAAAGCCATCGTTCATTAAAAACGCAGTCCTCGATTTATTCCGTTCAAAAACGAAAAATTCACAAAAGGTGTCTCGACAAAAGTCACTATGTGAGAGCGACTTGCAACAGAGACCTCACGTACAACAAATGCCGATGTTGAGACGAGAGAAGTCTGACCTCGGAGATATGAGCATACATATGAGAAACCAACAAATCAGGAACCAAATGTTGCACAGAAGCAACTCATCCTCTTGCGAGAAACCCGTACTAAAACCGATACTAAAGAGACAAAGTTCGTTTTGTGATGAACGAAACGGGTCTATATGTACCGTCAGAGACTATGACGCTAAACCAGTCGTGAAAGGCCTGAGGAGACAAAATTCTATGTGTGACATTGAGACCGAACCTAAAGTTACCCCTTTGCTTCGTAGACAGAACTCCCTCATAGAATATAATAGACGAGGCATCTACGGACAATCGTCCAACTTTAATATGATTACCAAAATAGATCCTATCTACCAAAGACAGCAACAAAAACATGAACCCTTTCACCCTACTCAGCCGTTACCTCCAGAACCTGTATACCAAAGCAAAGACCATATTGTTTATGATCCTATTCCTAAGCCTCGAAGAACCTATACTTCTCTATACGACACTTCTTCTGAAAATCCTTATGCAAGCAGATCAGAAATGTCTAACCAGAGTTTTGAGAATCCATACGGAAACCGACATACTCTCGATCTGCCTATGATGGAATCGCCTTATGCATCAAGGAGTGAGTGTGTAAGAGAGAGTCCTTACGCAACAAGAGCTGAAATGATTAGAGAAAGCCCATATGCATCAAGAGCTGAGATGATAAGAGAGAGTCCATACGCCTCGAGATCAGAAGTCGTAAGGGAGAGTCCTTACGCTACTAGATCCGAGGTTGTTAGAGAAAGTCCATATGCGACTAGGAACGAATTGACGACAGAAAGCCCTTATACGAACAAGCAAGAACTCGCAAAACAGTCTGATTCTCTGTACTGTAGCGAGTCTCCGTATTCGAGTAAAGAGCAAATGTTACGAACGAGACTGACGCCTGACAGTGCATATTCCACAAAGGAAGAAATGTTGAGACAAAGATTTTCTGAGTCTCCGTACAGCACTAAGGAAGATTTGTTGAAGCAAAGAATGGAAAATTCTAAAGATCCTATCTATGGAAAAAGAACATATGAGCCACCACCAAGCACTTCTTGGGGTGAGAACACATATGGTGTAAGACCTGATAGAAGATTACAAACACCAGTAAATTATCCTGGCAGAGTGTCACCTATGAGTAAATGTATGAGCGAGCCTCCTTACGCCACACGGAATGAAATGATGGCGAGACTCGGTCAAACTGAATCACCGTACGCGACTCGGGCTGAGGTCAAATCCAGTTGTTCGGATTCACAGTACAGTAGTCGATCCGAAATGATGGACCTTAGGAATGATGTAAGACCAGCCTCGGCCGAGTGCACTTACGTTTCAAAACAAGAGATATTGAGAGAAAAAGCTGCCTTACTGGCTAAAAAGGAATCTACTTACAGTATACGACTCGAAGAGAAGCTTGAAATAATAAAGCAAAGAAATCAAGCTAAGAAAGAAATGATATATCAAACTAGAAAGGAAGCCAATGAAAGTGACTCAGCTAAAATAAGAGAACCTCTTTATGTTTCTAAAAGAGACTTGAAAGAAAGTGTTATATATGAGTCACATCAGGAAACAAAAGAAGTGGCACAGCCAGAGGAACAAGGAAGTAGTCATAGTAGCGCTAGAAGTAGCCCTTATGAACTAAGCGATGCGAATCATTTGTCGCGTAGAGAGCCCGTGTATCAGACCAAGGCAGAGGCCGAGAGTGGCAAAACTGATACAGAGACATTCCAGGAAATAGATTTTTCGAAATTAAGATTAACAGACTCTAAGACAGACGCCGAGAAGCAAAAGTCTAAGAATTTGGAAAGTAATATACTAAAAGGAGAACCAATGTATGCTCCAAGATTACATGGGAAAGCGGATCATATTTCTAATGCATTGAAAGTAACCTCCTCACCAGTTCCATATGAATCCACGACATCTATGGAAACGCAGTACGCATCAGAGTGCAGCATGAACTTTGAGAATAAACCACAAAGTACACCTTACACTTCACAAGATTTGCTTGAAAAATCAAACAAGCCAAGTAGAAGCGTTACATTTTGCGAAAAGATATTAGAGAAAAGCCCTGAGTCGAGTCAAGAGAATTCTCAGAACATGTCTGCAAGTCAGAATGAGACAGTTATTCACAATCAAAATACAGTGATAGCGTCAACATCTGACGCTAATGAATCTGGCAATGAGAAGCCAGCGGAGGTTGAGCCTGACGGTCCTCACACAACGTGGGGAATATTTGATAGTGAAGGCGGCGTTTTGGAAGATAGACAATGGGGTGTTTCATTAATAATTCCACCAAAAGCAATAGCTCCGGGAATCAAGCAAAAGATCTACTTTACGGTGTCTGATCCGCGACTGAGCCAGCGAGTGGGGGGACCTCCGATCGATATGGACAACG GTGAAGCGATGCTGTCCCCACTAGTGATGTGCGGGCCTCAAGGCCTGGTGTTCCTGAGGCCGGTGACTCTGCGTTTGCCTCACTGCGCCAACGCGGTCCCATCCCTAGGACTGACCATCAAGGCCACTGATACCGAAGCACATCTTAGCACCGACTGGGACCAGATACATCTCCCTGCTACCACCACTTTGAATACTGTTGCTGTCAAAGTTGATCATTTCTGA